In Quercus lobata isolate SW786 chromosome 12, ValleyOak3.0 Primary Assembly, whole genome shotgun sequence, a genomic segment contains:
- the LOC115970920 gene encoding glycosyltransferase BC10-like: FYLFLQGHEDRFTVYVHSSEEKPVRVSPYFVGRDIPSEKVVWGEFSMVEAERRLLANALTDPDNQQFVLLSDSCVPLHNFNYVYRYLMYTNVSFIDCFIDPGQHGTGRYSEHMLPEVEKKDFRKASQWFSMKRQHAIMVMADSLYYRKFRLFCKPNMDGRNCYSDEHYLPTLFNMFDPNGIANWSVTHVDWSEEKWHPKTYRAQDITYELLKNITSIDKSIHVTSDAKKSVLVTPCSWNGMKRPCFLFGRKFHPETLDKLLQIFSNYTTV, translated from the exons TTTTATCTCTTTCTGCAGGGCCACGAGGACAGATTCACAGTTTATGTTCATTCATCTGAGGAAAAACCAGTGCGTGTAAGCCCCTACTTTGTTGGTCGAGACATTCCGAGTGAGAAA GTGGTCTGGGGAGAATTTTCCATGGTTGAAGCAGAGAGGAGGCTTTTGGCAAATGCACTTACGGACCCTGATAACCAACAGTTTGTGTTGCTTTCTGATAG TTGTGTACCCCTGCATAACTTCAACTATGTGTATCGCTATCTAATGTATACAAATGTCAGCTTTATTGATTG tttcaTTGATCCTGGTCAACATGGAACTGGGAGGTATTCAGAGCACATGTTGCCTGAAGTTGAAAAGAAGGATTTTCGGAAGGCTTCACAG TGGTTTTCCATGAAGCGGCAGCATGCTATCATGGTTATGGCTGACAGTCTTTACTATAGGAAATTCAGGCTTTTCTGCAAG CCAAATATGGACGGCCGCAACTGCTATTCTGATGAGCATTATTTGCCAACTCTTTTTAAT ATGTTTGATCCCAATGGAATTGCAAATTGGTCTGTAACACATGTTGATTGGTCCGAAGAAAAATGGCATCCCAAAACATATAGGGCTCAAGATATTACTTATGAGCTCCTAAAGAACATTACA TCCATTGACAAGAGCATACATGTCACTAGTGATGCAAAG AAGAGTGTATTGGTCACACCTTGTTCGTGGAATGGGATGAAAAGGCCTTGTTTTCTATTTGGCAGAAAGTTCCATCCTGAGACTCTGGATAAATTGCTGCAGATTTTCTCCAATTATACAACAGTTTAA